A region of the Leptospira venezuelensis genome:
CCGTTAAGGAAATACACAATTTCCATACTAATATATTCCGTATAATTTGATTAAGTAAATCAACAAATAACTTCATTAAATTTCCTTTGATTAATAAATATCATTTTGCCAAAATTAAAGTTGAGAGCATTTCGTCCAGTGGCCAACGCTTGGCAACGCTCCGTAATTTCATAGGACTTGCTGCAAAATTGCCAACCCTATTTGTGATTAATCACCGTTACTAATTCCGGCGACTCGAACATATCAATAGGTGAAATAACAGGTTCAGAGTATGGAATGCTATTTCCATACCTCTTTTTCATTAATTGCTGTACAACTGGATACGAAAGATCGAAATCTTTTAAAGTTTTTAATTCTCCTAATTTTATCCCGGCATATTTGTCATATAACTTCCAGATAAGTTCAGTACAATATATTAAGTTATCATCCCAGCCAAAGTAGATGTCATAGTGTTTACCTAATAGTGAATTCCCGTATTTTTTCATTTGTGCTAACTTCTCTTCGGTAAGAATATTCTCTCTATTTTTTATTCTTTTAATCACATAATGCCCTTTTTGGCTGCGTTTAATGAAAGAAGATAAAGGAGAGATTTTTACTGGCTCGACTGCCTCCAAAACTTTGAATTCATTTTTATATTTAAAAATTATACCAGCATGAGTGTATCGAGATTTTGTCGCTAATTTGATCGCTCTAGCTTGTTCTGAATTAGATTCATGAAATATGATATCGCCTTCCATTAGCTTTTGAGATAATTCATCATTTGCCCACATAGCAGGCGACAAAATAAAGAACAACAGAATTGAAAATATAAGTATAAGTTTATTCATTATTAACCTTTTATAAAGACGTTTTAGGAAATTTCGCATAGTGATCTCAAAGCAATAAGAAACATCGACAGTTTGCCCTGGCGTTTTCTATTTTCTATTACAATTCTCTTCAAATTATTTTTAAAGTACAATTGATCCGTAAATTCCCATTGCTATAGCAAGAATGATTAATTTAATTTGGTATGCTAATATTAATATTCCAACAATTAGCAAGATAAAATGTAATTTGAAAGGAGGTTTTTTATAATTAGAATCACCCTCAGAATATTTAATTCTTATGGACTCGGACTTATATAATGACAGAAATATATAAGAAAGAAATGTTAAGAAAAAGAACTTTACTAACGAAAGAATGATATTTGATTCTGCTTTACCAAATCCTGAATCTTCCATTAGCGTGCAGATTAACGCAAATGGACTGTAAACTATTATTGAAGAAAAGAAAGATTTAGTAAAACTTTTCTTTTCAGCTTCGATTTCCTGTTCTAAATCATTATTATTCATTCTTTGCTCGGTTAAATAGATTTTAAACGTGTGGCATTTCTATCGATTGAATAACGATCAAGTTGTTCCGACGATCGCGTTTGGTACGAGTTTGTATGAGAAAGCGCAGTTGCAATTAAAATAAACAATTACTTACTTTATCAAGATAACGACATTGTGAAGGAAAATACGGAAACTTAAATTCGGTTTTAATCTCATTCCAATAGATCTGCGCTACTTGTTTCTTATTAACAGCAAACCCCGCTGGATCATTTGCTTTACAATATTTTTCAAGTAAAGACTTATTAAATTGTACAACCGAAAAGCGGCAGAATTAATAGAATGATCTTTTTTATCATAAAAGATTATACGATGTCCGCCTAACCACAAAGGTATTACTACATTATGCGAAAAACATTATTATTAATGCCAAACTCCGCAATTAAAGAACTCTATTTCTAATATAGTCATTTCTATTTCTTCAATATTTCTTTTTAAGTGCTTAATATAGAAAGAACCATCTGGATAGAATATCCATAACGCAATTATCTTTCCTTTATTAATTAATTTACACTGAGTTTCAGAACATGAAACTGGATTCAATATCTCAATTTGATCTTTGCTTGATCCTTTATATGCGTTAAAAACTATGCCGTATTCTAAAAATTCTGATTTTAAGGTTAGCGATTCGTCTGCTTTACAAGTATAAGATTTTTCAATATACTTACTCACAATTCTGCGATTATATGAATTAATATACATTGAGCCATATTTATTTGGCAATTCCGTGATAGAACGGGCTTTATCGGAAGGATAAATACGAATAATATTATCGCCTCGAATTAGTTCTATCATATCTACTGAATAATAATTTTTAAGTGCTTCAATGATATCTTCTTTTCTATATTTTTCTATACAGGATGCTTTTTGCTTACAGTAAAATACTTTGGTAATAATATCATAAGGAAGCAAATCATCCCCACTCTCCTCCATTAGCACATATCCAAGTCCCTTAACAAAAGTACCGCTCAGATCCCGCGCTAAAAGGTCGTTAAACACAATGAAAGTTAATAGAACAATATATATTAATTTAAATGCCATCTAGTAACGCTTTCCCATAAAGACCAATACTTGACTACATTGTGCGATATTGAACTCGAAGCGATGTGGAAGCCCGTAAGTTAGGCGCCGAAGCATATATTATTGAGATGATTCCCGCTCTTCTTCGATTGGTTCTGATAGAGCCTTACTTGCTTTCACTATATCAAGTGTACCTGCTATCATAAATGAAGCCAATACGGATGCGCAAAAGTAGATTAAAACGGCTAAAATAAGTTCCTTTTGAATCTTCAAAAGAATTTCTTCATCTATTATCTGGTCTGCATCTGTTAAATAATCGTAGTCATCATAAAATGATTTTGCCTGTCTAAATTCCCAATTCTTTATAAAGCCGTCATTTATTTGCATGTACTTTGCATAACTATCAATATCTGAGGAGCCAGATAAAAAGAAAAATACGTAAAAAATAAATATTTTCATTAACGAGTATAAACTAATTTCTTTCTAAAATTGAATTAAAAAAACTATATTTCGAATTTAATGAGTTTTTTTTACTGAAATTCTATTTTAGTACGCTGGCGCCTAACGACCATGGCTTGACGACATTGGCGCGCTGAATGTAATGAAGACAAACACGAAAATTGCTTTTGCAATTCGAATAACTTAGCCAATGTGCTGGAGGTTAAGCGAGAGTGCCGAGCGGTGCGGAGGCACCGATAATTAACCGCCGTGCCATTTTCAATAAACTTATTGATCTGTTATATATGAAATCTCTGTATTAATAATTTCGAAAAAGGATTTCTTGAACCTTTTGTCTGAACTACTATTTTCTATTATCTCTTTAATCCAAGGCGAATTTTTGACTTCAGAAAATCTATATCAGAGCAAATTGAATTTAGCTAATTCATGAAACCCAAGTCCTTCATCAATAGGATAGCCAAATTTAGATAGATAGGTACTTTCAAATTTAAGGCCATAAATATTCATACCATCTGAATCAAGAAAAAGATACGTGTCACTTTGGGTATGAAGAAGAAAGCCTTTATACATAAACTTATATTCTCTTGCTAATTTAAGTTCAATCAGTTGCGCAGACAAGACAGTCTACCACTCTTAAATTTAATGGAGATATATTTCAAGAAATTCGGGGTCCGAAATCGATAATCGACCATTCGTATTATTTCCTTTTTAGGTTTTTAAGACCACTCAAACTTCAGTTACTTCTTTTTACAAAGATCGAAGTAGAAATTTTTGAATTTACACATTCTATCTAAAAATCAACTCGTTCGGACAAGTTTAGAGAGACATCCGTCTTAGAAATAGAATATTTTTTGCCGTAATACTTATCCATTTCACTAAGATTTTCAATAGATGTCGTCTAACGTATAAGCTATTCCGACGTTTTGCGAGTGCGGAGGTACCGACAGTTAGGCGTAGTGTGGATAGGACGTAGGCAGATGATTCAAAGACTGATAGAAAGTTTTTGAAATTATGGATTTAGATGCTTAAGCGCATTGCGAACATATTGTTCCTTTTCTGGCAAAGGGACCTTATTATTTTTTTTTCTTCATTGCGAATCTTACGTTTTTCGAGTTTTTCCTGTCTAATTTCCTTCTTTTTAATTTCGCGTTGCCTTTTCACAAAGGACAAGTTACCTTTTTGGGCCATACAGCTCTCCTGTTAAATGAAAATCGACTTTTGCTCTAGGATTTGTATAGGGCTTAAAAAAAGAAGATAGAAAGGATATAAAGGCTTCGTTAGAAAAGTGATCGACTTAACCAGAAAAAAGCCAGAGTTTTTTGGATTAATAATCCTCTTGCTGCCATTTTTCTAGCACTTTAGATAGCACGCGATAGACAAGAGGACTATTGATTTTAATTACAAATGATAGTATGCTTACCAGCGATCGCGCTGAAACTTCTTATTTCCATTTCTGTTGCGGTCAGATCTTGATTTATCTTCAGCAACTGAAACTACGATATTGCGACCGTCTAAATCTTTACCGTTGAGCTCTGAAACAGCTGCATTCGCAGAATTTTGATCCGCAAAGGTAACAAAGCCGAACCCTCTTGATCTTCCAGTTTCACGATCTACTACTATATTGGCTTCTTGAACAGCGCCATGGGTTTCAAACGCTTGGCGTAAGGTTAGATCAGTGGTTGACCAGCTAAGGCCACCTACAAACAATTTAGATGACATGAATTTTATCCTCGTTCCATACAGAGGCTACGAATAGTCCATATGAAAATTTTATTTAGATCAGTACGGGCTTGCAGTTAAAACAGAACGAGTAAAGAGCTTTAATGACACTATATTTTTTGAATCAAAATCCGACAAGGAACATTTAACTCAAGTTAAAAAAAGCGGATCATCATAAAGAGGCTATCTCCGAGCGGAGCGGAAGCACTGACAATTAGGCGTAGTCGATTATTTTTGATTACTTCTTGAATGGTTTCGTTTTTCTAGCGGCTTTGAATTTAGTAATAAATTTCTCAGGGATTCCTTGATTCTCGTAAGTCTCAAATACTGGATCATTATAGGGATCTTTGATAATTACAAAAACTTCAGATATAAATTTTGGAGGAATACAGTTCTCAGTATTGTTTTTTGAAATACACTGTTCTATTACCTTTTCTGAACAATCACCTAATTTTTTGTGGATATAAATTTCATTATCAGCGTCAGATATTCTGATTTTATTGTAATCTATACTACCTGATTCAATAAAACAATAAGGAGTTGTGTCAGTAGCTGAAGCGTATAAAGTAATAGATTTTTGAACACCAATTATGGACACCGCTGGCTCCGGCATTGCACAACATCCATAGCAATATTGAATATTACCTTCGATCAACCGCCCCTGTTCGAATATCCCCGACACATGAAAGTTCTTCTCATCGGGAATTATTAATTCGCCTGCCTTATTCTTTTTATAAATAGTATGTGTAGAATAGTCTGATGAAAATCCTGCATCAAATAACTCACCTTCTGGATACGCTATTAATTTTTTGAATAAAAAATTATCATCTCCTGTATAGTATTCATTATTCTCTTTCACTAACATGGATTGTATTTTGTTCTTACTAGAAATTTGCCTAAATGGCTGAATCGCGAATGCTTCATATGAACTTGAGCTATATTCATTAAACCTTCGAGTAAAAGTTGTGCTGCTATTCGAATATAAAACATGACCCGAGAAAATATATCCTGCCCTATCGTTTACATAAACCTCTAACCATTTACCTTTATATCCTGATATCTCAACTTGTTCCCCGACGAATTTAAGAATATTGCCCGTTGTGCCACGGGGTAAATTAGTAATGCGTTCAAATTGTTGCCCGGGGCCATTTCTTAATATTAAGCCGCTTGGAGCCGTTACCTTAAAATAGCCTTGTATCTTATTCTTTTCCTGAAAACTAAGACATCCGCAGAATATCAAATAGATTATTAATATTATTTTCTTCACTATAGTACCCAATTCAATGATCGATTACACATAACGACCAAGGTGTTCCTACGTTTCACGAGTGCGAAAGCACTTGGCACGAGCTTGCCACTGAAAGTGCAGTGACAAAGCGAAATATAGCGTAACCCGAGCGAGTGGTCGCTAAGCAATCTCGAAGCACCGATGTTATGCGCCGTTAATTAAACTCATCCGGAAAAGTCCGACGTGCAATTCGTTTAATGAGTTCATTATTTTTATAGTCTATCTGAGTAGCTCTTCGAAAATATAAAACAGATTTGATTTTATCACCTTTAATTTTCCAATAAATAGCTAAATTATATAAGGCACTCTGACATTTGATGGTTTCAGAATCTAATTTTCCCCACTTTGAGTAAGCAAATTCTAAATTACACGTAAATTTTTCCAAACAATCTAAGGTTTCGAGTAGCTCTGTTCTTATTTCAGGATTTTCATCGTCCGCTAGTAATTCAATAGAGGTCTTTAATTTCTTAGGAACTAAACGTTGTTTTATATCCTCTGCTTTCCCTTCAATTGTATTACATTTCTCACAAGCGGTTAACATCAGCTTTAATGTGTTTTTGGATAGATCAACAAGTCGGACAGAGAACATATTAGTAATATTATATTTTTCTGAGATTTCATTACTTTTCGTAATTATCATTAAAAAATCAATATTGAATACTTCGATAAATCTTTTGCCTTTACCACTTGCGAATGCCTTCCAAACCTGATTCAAAGAATATTTTGCAAAGTCCTTAGAAAGATCGTTCACTTTTAAATATTCCACTTCCCCCAAAGTTTTATAGATCTTTTCTTGATCTTCTAAACTTTCGATTCCGGAAAATAGTAATCCGATTCTATTTCTTTCATCATAAAATGTTCTTAATCTAAGCTCTTCTGGATCATTTGATGACTCTGGTAAGTAAACAGTCAATTCCTTAGAGAATAGATTTATCGTACATAAATATAATAGTGCTATAAAGATCTTATTCATATTTAATTAATGGCGTTTAACGACCAAGCCTTGGCAACGTTCCGGATCGAACAGCAAATATTTAAATTGATCATGGTTCAATTGTGATTTTTGAACCAACCGGAACGATTTCTATCAACTTATCCATTTGTTCATTAGTAATTGCAATACATCCATGAGTCCAGTCCCAAAATGTATGTAAGTTCCCTACCCAATTCCATTTTGTCTGCATTCCATGAATTAGGATTCCACCACCGGGGTTTACTCCATTTTCCTTTGCCTTTTTTATCTGATCAATCTTTGGATAAGAAATATGGAAAGCTTTATAGTATTCCCAATCATTTATAAGATAATCTAGCTTATATTCTCCTTCAGGGGTTTTGCCATCACCTTCTTGCAACTTATTCCCATCAGGATTGAATCCAAGTGAAATATTCAGTTCCAGGATATTTACACCATTTTGAACTACAATAAGCTTTCTTTCACTTTTCTTTACGGTTACAGAAGTAATTTCTTTAGATGATAAAGAAAATGAAGCTGTTAGAATTATTAGAGCTAAAAGTTTTTTCATTATTAAATAATATCTTTCCAGAATGTTCGCCTAACGACCAAGGTTTTCCGATGTTTCGCGAGTGCGTAAGCACTTGGCGCAAGGCTTTCCATGCAAGAAGAGTGACGAAGCGAAATGTGGCAAAGCCCGAGCAAGAGTTGCAAAGCAAGCCCGCAGCGCTGCGGAAGCACCGACAGTTAGGCGATGGTTTTGAATTTACTAAAGCTCATCACAATATGCTTCATAATTATAAAGCCTTTTTGAAAGAATATGAGCGATTGTCTCTTCATTTATTTCACACTGAAATTCTCTCTTAAGAGTTGGACCAACACATTTCGGAGGAAGTACATGCTTTCCGAAATTAGTAATTGTGTGCTTTAGAATTATATTTCGCGAATCAATTTTAAGAACTTTTGTTTCACATTGATAACAAACAGCACTAGTTTGACAAGTTGCTATTGTTTGGGCATTGTTATTAGTTATAATATTAACAGAATCTAACTTTCCGTGGAATTCTTTCAAATCTATCGAAAAATTGAATGGCATTAATGAAATAAGTTCACTAATTCCTTTTTCTTTGTAACTGTCTAATAAGTCTTTATATTTCTCCGTTGAATCAGTAAGAAAATACCCCAAGGTATACCCTTCCAGATTCTCTGCCTTTATTTTATACCACGGAGAAGAATACTTATAAAATATATCTCCAGTATTGATAGGATCCCCATCAATTATCACTTCACTATGGTTCGCAAGTTTAGTTAAAATATTTGAATTAACATCATGGCTTTCGTAGAGAAAAATCCCAGGTTCATAATTGACAATGACTGCGTTTCCGTTTCCTCTTTTTTCCTTAGCGCACGACAAAATGTTCATAAACAAAAAGACTAAAGTTAATATAAATTTTCTCATACTATTTACCAGTGGTGATCTTCAAAACTTTCGCTTAACGTCTAACGCTTGGCGACGTTTCGCGAGTCAGTAAGAACTTGGCACGAGACTTGCCTTTGCGAGATGAGTGACAAAGCGGAATTTGGCGAAGCCCAAGCAAGGGTCGTGAAACGACCCCGCAGCGCAGCGACAATTTTTAGTTATCTGCTTGTGCCGCGCCTCAAATGTATAACCAAGCGAAGCCAAGGAAGAAATCGCCTTCATCTATTCTCCTCAAAGTATTAAAATTGCGAATCTGAAAGTTTAAGTTCGAGATAAATTATTCATCCAAACTCCGTAAACAAAAACTTATCATTTCTAAGCTACTATGGCGCAGGGACTGACATAAAGGATTCTTTGAAGAAGGTAATTTTATGGACATTTTTTTTTCCTAAAAATCATTTCATCGTACGTGCCATTACTATATGAATAAAATTTCTTTGAATCTTCTTCATATACAAGGTCATTTACAAAATTATCACCAAATGAATAATCCATTGGGACGTAAAGGAAAAGCGAATGAATTGCTTTTCCTTTTCTCCAATCTTTTTCAATAAAATTCTGAATCCAAAATTTTACTTTTATTTTTTCATTTCTTTTATCAAGGAATTCTACCGTTTCAAAATATTCCTTTCCGCAGAAATTTATACTTACTTTAACTTTTCCCTCAGCGATTTTATTACCAGTCGCCTCCCACAACCCTACTAAAAAATGCTCATTTTTAAAGCGGAAGTTATTTTTTTCCGAATCAATTTCTCCCATCTTTTTTATTTCAATGCCGCCTAAATTACCCTCAGCACCTGGTTGATTTGCTTTCATTTTGCAGAAATATATAGACCAACCGATAATCAATAGAACAAAGATTATAATTACTATTCTTTTCATTGATTACTCATTATTAGATCCGTATTTACGCAATAAGGCTCTCCTTTTCTCCAAGTAAAGATTATTTACTCGACCTACAATATTCATTTATTATTTTCCTGCAAATTGAATATCTTTCTAAAAAATCTTTTAACTTTAAGTAAAATTAAATTTCTTTATCTTAATCAATACTCAAAGCCTGCCATGGACGGCAGGCACTATAATGAAGGGTGCGGCATAGCGATCTCGAATCGAAGCGGAAGCACCGATAGTTAGGCG
Encoded here:
- a CDS encoding YiiX family permuted papain-like enzyme translates to MRNFLKRLYKRLIMNKLILIFSILLFFILSPAMWANDELSQKLMEGDIIFHESNSEQARAIKLATKSRYTHAGIIFKYKNEFKVLEAVEPVKISPLSSFIKRSQKGHYVIKRIKNRENILTEEKLAQMKKYGNSLLGKHYDIYFGWDDNLIYCTELIWKLYDKYAGIKLGELKTLKDFDLSYPVVQQLMKKRYGNSIPYSEPVISPIDMFESPELVTVINHK
- a CDS encoding RNA recognition motif domain-containing protein; translation: MSSKLFVGGLSWSTTDLTLRQAFETHGAVQEANIVVDRETGRSRGFGFVTFADQNSANAAVSELNGKDLDGRNIVVSVAEDKSRSDRNRNGNKKFQRDRW
- a CDS encoding transposase, which codes for MNKIFIALLYLCTINLFSKELTVYLPESSNDPEELRLRTFYDERNRIGLLFSGIESLEDQEKIYKTLGEVEYLKVNDLSKDFAKYSLNQVWKAFASGKGKRFIEVFNIDFLMIITKSNEISEKYNITNMFSVRLVDLSKNTLKLMLTACEKCNTIEGKAEDIKQRLVPKKLKTSIELLADDENPEIRTELLETLDCLEKFTCNLEFAYSKWGKLDSETIKCQSALYNLAIYWKIKGDKIKSVLYFRRATQIDYKNNELIKRIARRTFPDEFN
- a CDS encoding SH3 domain-containing protein encodes the protein MKKIILIIYLIFCGCLSFQEKNKIQGYFKVTAPSGLILRNGPGQQFERITNLPRGTTGNILKFVGEQVEISGYKGKWLEVYVNDRAGYIFSGHVLYSNSSTTFTRRFNEYSSSSYEAFAIQPFRQISSKNKIQSMLVKENNEYYTGDDNFLFKKLIAYPEGELFDAGFSSDYSTHTIYKKNKAGELIIPDEKNFHVSGIFEQGRLIEGNIQYCYGCCAMPEPAVSIIGVQKSITLYASATDTTPYCFIESGSIDYNKIRISDADNEIYIHKKLGDCSEKVIEQCISKNNTENCIPPKFISEVFVIIKDPYNDPVFETYENQGIPEKFITKFKAARKTKPFKK
- a CDS encoding L,D-transpeptidase family protein; the protein is MKKLLALIILTASFSLSSKEITSVTVKKSERKLIVVQNGVNILELNISLGFNPDGNKLQEGDGKTPEGEYKLDYLINDWEYYKAFHISYPKIDQIKKAKENGVNPGGGILIHGMQTKWNWVGNLHTFWDWTHGCIAITNEQMDKLIEIVPVGSKITIEP